A window of Lacibacter sediminis contains these coding sequences:
- a CDS encoding AraC family transcriptional regulator: MKIVQFTIPVAGDSSIVVQHEVLPHFYVHLHRHQEIQITYIKEGTGTLIAGNYMQPFMPGDIYILGANQPHLFKSDPIYFDKRKKKKVEALSLFFKPAQLYETVLALPETKPTRRFIEQTNSGLKIASASTKKIFDEMQQVQQAKQAYRLSSFIQLLQTLSNSKGNRVLSSASTIYSISDTEGLRMNDVYRYTMEHYTEHISLEQIAAVAHLTVQAFCRYFKKHTRKTYISFLNEIRINEACKKMTGNAAVAISAVAYECGFSSAVSFNRVFKQVTGVSPSRYLADYRQQVN; this comes from the coding sequence ATGAAGATTGTACAGTTTACCATACCGGTGGCGGGTGACAGTTCCATTGTGGTGCAGCACGAAGTGTTACCACATTTTTATGTACACCTTCACAGGCACCAGGAAATTCAGATTACTTATATAAAAGAAGGAACAGGTACGCTCATTGCTGGCAATTACATGCAGCCGTTCATGCCGGGTGATATTTATATCCTCGGCGCCAATCAACCACACCTCTTTAAAAGTGATCCCATATACTTTGATAAACGCAAGAAGAAAAAGGTGGAAGCACTATCACTTTTCTTTAAGCCTGCACAACTCTATGAAACTGTACTCGCATTGCCCGAAACAAAACCGACCCGCCGTTTCATCGAACAAACCAACTCCGGGTTAAAAATTGCTTCAGCATCAACAAAAAAGATTTTTGATGAGATGCAGCAGGTGCAACAGGCCAAACAAGCTTATCGTCTTTCATCTTTTATTCAATTGTTGCAAACGCTCAGTAACAGCAAAGGCAATCGTGTTCTTTCATCGGCATCAACTATTTACAGTATTTCCGATACAGAAGGTTTACGGATGAATGATGTGTACCGTTACACGATGGAACATTACACCGAACACATCAGCCTTGAACAGATCGCTGCAGTTGCACATTTAACGGTACAGGCTTTTTGTCGCTACTTTAAAAAACATACCCGCAAAACATATATCAGTTTTCTCAACGAAATACGCATCAACGAAGCCTGCAAAAAAATGACCGGAAATGCTGCTGTTGCTATTTCAGCAGTGGCGTATGAATGTGGTTTCAGCAGTGCCGTGAGTTTTAACCGGGTGTTTAAGCAGGTAACCGGCGTCTCTCCCTCCCGTTATTTGGCCGATTACCGTCAGCAGGTAAACTGA
- a CDS encoding sterol desaturase family protein: METYGKILLIAMPAFLLLVLAEAYYGVWKGKQTVRNLDMISSLSSGITNVTKDVLGLSIAIIGYGWLVDKLAIVHIENNILTYIIAFVALDFAGYWVHRLDHEYNFFWNAHIIHHSSEDFNLACALRQSISVVFRLFTIFLLPAALLGVPTMVIAVVAPLHLFAQFWYHTQHINKMGFLEKIIVTPSHHRVHHAINPEYLDKNYGQIFIIWDKLFGTYQEELADKPPVYGITRPVQTWNPIKINFMHLGLLIKDAWLTKSWNDKFRIWMMPTGWRPADVAEKYPVHKINDVYNMQKFDTKASPSLHMWSWVQITMTLLFISYLFGNIASINALNAYYIYVYGVFIFLSVYAYTDLMDRNKYAIVWEVIKNSLGIAIILQTGDWFGAAALSPVLKYIIGAYFILSTMFTLWFVMKHAKEDERVAILA, encoded by the coding sequence ATGGAAACCTACGGTAAAATTTTACTCATTGCCATGCCGGCTTTTTTATTGCTGGTACTTGCTGAAGCATATTATGGAGTTTGGAAAGGAAAACAAACTGTCCGCAACCTGGATATGATCTCCAGTCTCAGCAGCGGTATTACCAACGTTACAAAAGATGTGTTGGGATTAAGCATTGCCATCATCGGTTATGGCTGGCTGGTTGATAAATTAGCGATCGTACATATTGAAAACAATATCCTTACTTACATCATCGCTTTTGTCGCACTTGATTTTGCCGGTTACTGGGTACATCGCTTAGACCATGAATATAATTTTTTCTGGAACGCCCACATCATTCATCACAGCAGTGAAGATTTTAATTTAGCCTGTGCACTGCGACAAAGCATTTCTGTTGTGTTCCGTCTCTTCACCATCTTTTTATTACCGGCTGCGTTGCTGGGTGTGCCAACCATGGTTATTGCGGTTGTTGCACCGCTGCATTTGTTTGCACAGTTCTGGTATCATACACAGCACATCAATAAGATGGGATTTCTGGAGAAGATCATTGTTACTCCTTCGCATCATCGGGTACATCATGCCATCAATCCCGAATATTTGGATAAGAACTACGGACAGATCTTTATCATTTGGGATAAACTGTTTGGAACCTACCAGGAAGAGTTAGCGGATAAACCACCCGTGTATGGTATTACACGTCCGGTACAAACATGGAATCCTATCAAAATAAATTTCATGCATTTAGGTTTACTCATCAAAGATGCATGGTTGACAAAAAGCTGGAACGATAAATTCCGCATCTGGATGATGCCTACGGGTTGGCGACCTGCGGATGTGGCGGAAAAATATCCCGTGCACAAGATCAATGATGTGTACAACATGCAGAAGTTTGATACGAAAGCTTCACCTTCATTGCATATGTGGAGTTGGGTACAGATCACGATGACATTATTATTTATCAGTTATCTCTTTGGAAATATTGCTTCCATCAACGCATTGAACGCATACTATATTTATGTCTATGGTGTGTTCATCTTCCTGAGTGTGTATGCTTACACCGATCTGATGGATCGTAATAAGTATGCTATTGTGTGGGAAGTAATCAAGAACAGCTTAGGCATCGCTATCATTTTACAAACCGGCGATTGGTTTGGTGCAGCTGCACTTAGTCCCGTTCTTAAATATATCATTGGCGCATATTTCATCCTCTCTACAATGTTTACGCTTTGGTTTGTGATGAAGCATGCGAAGGAAGATGAGCGAGTTGCAATACTTGCGTAG
- the tnpA gene encoding IS200/IS605 family transposase, which yields MANTYTQIHLQFVFAVKYRKALILPDWEERLYQYMTGIIQHNEHKMLQINGMPDHIHLFIGMRPTQSISSLIQNVKTESSKWINDNKFTTSHFSWQEGYGAFSYSKSHVPDVIRYIQNQEIHHQKESFLDEYLKLLKAFEIEYDEKYIFKELE from the coding sequence ATGGCAAACACCTACACCCAAATCCATTTGCAATTTGTATTTGCTGTAAAATACCGCAAAGCACTCATTCTCCCCGATTGGGAAGAACGACTTTACCAATACATGACAGGCATCATTCAACACAACGAACACAAGATGTTACAGATAAATGGCATGCCTGATCATATTCATCTGTTTATCGGTATGCGACCAACTCAATCTATTTCATCACTTATTCAAAATGTAAAAACTGAAAGCAGCAAATGGATCAATGATAATAAATTTACCACTTCACACTTCTCATGGCAGGAAGGTTACGGTGCTTTCTCGTATTCCAAAAGCCATGTGCCCGATGTGATCCGCTATATTCAAAACCAAGAGATACATCACCAAAAAGAAAGCTTCCTGGATGAATATTTAAAATTGCTGAAAGCATTTGAAATTGAATACGACGAAAAGTATATATTTAAAGAACTAGAATAA
- a CDS encoding DUF4240 domain-containing protein has protein sequence MNLTLTVVTVFLFIIIVRLLFRKIWDLPKYKGRLITDGSGISDFMTEEEFWKIIPRTRDQSNRHYPSHCALLTETLSKLTSDEIIRFNRTFLLIMAQSYDYRLWEAAYSLNGGCSDDAFEYFRSWLISQGKNKFYWTLKFPRLLFLIGVKEIVEHYEGIAYCAYEAYQRKNNTDIPEVTDIAYKDGGVMFKESESFFKYPELALLAW, from the coding sequence ATGAACCTAACATTGACGGTAGTTACTGTATTTCTTTTTATCATCATAGTTCGTTTACTATTTAGAAAAATCTGGGATTTACCGAAATACAAGGGTCGATTGATAACCGATGGCTCAGGGATCTCTGATTTTATGACAGAGGAAGAGTTTTGGAAAATCATTCCCAGAACAAGAGATCAATCGAATAGACATTATCCTTCACATTGTGCACTGTTGACTGAGACGCTTTCTAAATTAACAAGCGACGAAATCATCCGTTTCAATAGAACTTTTTTATTGATTATGGCCCAATCCTATGACTACAGATTATGGGAAGCAGCCTACTCATTAAACGGAGGTTGCTCAGATGATGCTTTTGAATATTTCCGTTCATGGCTGATCAGTCAAGGAAAAAATAAATTTTATTGGACATTAAAGTTCCCGAGGCTACTATTCCTGATTGGGGTAAAAGAAATAGTTGAACACTATGAAGGTATAGCCTACTGTGCCTATGAAGCATATCAGCGAAAAAACAATACTGATATTCCCGAAGTTACCGATATAGCATACAAAGACGGCGGTGTCATGTTTAAGGAAAGTGAATCCTTTTTTAAATACCCCGAGCTTGCATTACTGGCTTGGTAA
- a CDS encoding RNA polymerase sigma factor, with amino-acid sequence MNLSTIIPSADVLVQQCLNGEASAYRALYDRYSKAMYNTALRILNRTDDAEDILQEAFTDAFQQLKSFEGRSTFGAWLRQIVVYKSIAHLKKQKLHFNGLETDAENIADETVLEEDEVWYTVDSIKQAMQKLPDGYRTVLTLHLIEGFEQEEVAEMMKVAHSTVRTQYMRAKQKLLQVLKQEVYEQ; translated from the coding sequence TTGAACCTGTCAACGATCATCCCATCAGCAGACGTATTGGTGCAGCAATGCCTCAACGGAGAAGCTTCGGCATACAGGGCCCTGTATGACCGTTATTCAAAAGCGATGTACAATACAGCGCTGCGGATATTGAACCGGACCGATGATGCGGAAGATATTCTGCAGGAAGCATTCACCGATGCATTTCAGCAACTGAAGTCGTTTGAAGGCAGATCAACATTTGGTGCATGGTTACGGCAGATCGTGGTGTACAAAAGCATTGCACATCTCAAAAAACAAAAGCTGCATTTTAATGGGTTGGAAACTGATGCAGAAAACATTGCCGATGAAACAGTACTTGAAGAAGATGAAGTGTGGTACACAGTCGACAGCATTAAACAAGCCATGCAAAAATTGCCGGATGGCTACCGAACTGTATTAACACTTCACCTCATTGAAGGATTTGAACAGGAAGAAGTAGCAGAGATGATGAAGGTGGCACATTCAACGGTTCGCACACAATACATGCGGGCAAAACAAAAATTATTACAGGTCTTAAAACAAGAAGTATATGAGCAGTAA
- a CDS encoding DUF4097 family beta strand repeat-containing protein yields the protein MNLSFKTILGMALLFITVQATAQQKEEKTEKKRYEHFKERTISKTYSASGNTLNIDNSFGNVTVTTWDRNEIKVDIHIEASSTEKELADKMFENIDVTESKDGNEIKFKTTTNKNKNSNYNCKNCKSSMSINYTVQIPSNNTLKIENSFGAIKLPDYNGSVSLSSKFGSLTAGNLPKTEKLVVEFGKATLKNVNNATSTFKFSTVTIENLTGSNKINMEFCNSSRINIDNDLTSLTLNESYSTVNLRPAANFSATYTIKTSFGSVVDRTNANIKRTDTPDKYGPDSNRSYEGKSGSGSSKIEVKSSFGRIIIGEATEAEMKEKEKNKTKNKQVI from the coding sequence ATGAACCTATCATTCAAAACCATTCTTGGTATGGCCCTGCTGTTTATTACAGTACAGGCAACAGCTCAGCAGAAAGAAGAAAAAACAGAGAAAAAACGTTACGAGCATTTCAAGGAACGTACGATTTCAAAAACCTATTCTGCCTCCGGCAACACGTTGAATATTGATAACAGCTTCGGAAACGTAACTGTTACTACCTGGGACCGTAACGAAATTAAAGTAGACATTCATATCGAAGCAAGTTCAACCGAAAAGGAATTAGCTGACAAAATGTTTGAGAACATCGATGTTACTGAAAGCAAAGATGGCAATGAAATAAAATTCAAAACCACCACCAACAAAAACAAGAATAGTAATTACAATTGTAAGAATTGTAAAAGCAGTATGAGTATCAACTATACTGTCCAGATACCTTCAAACAACACATTGAAAATTGAAAATTCATTTGGCGCTATCAAATTACCCGACTACAACGGCAGTGTTTCACTCAGCAGTAAGTTTGGCTCATTAACAGCAGGTAACCTGCCTAAAACAGAAAAGTTGGTTGTTGAGTTTGGGAAAGCAACTTTGAAAAATGTAAACAACGCAACTTCCACGTTTAAATTTTCAACCGTAACTATTGAAAATCTCACCGGCAGCAACAAGATCAATATGGAATTTTGCAACAGCAGCCGCATCAATATTGACAATGATCTTACGTCACTTACCTTGAATGAATCATACAGCACAGTCAACCTACGTCCTGCTGCAAACTTTTCTGCTACTTATACCATCAAAACAAGTTTTGGTTCGGTAGTGGACCGCACCAATGCCAATATCAAACGTACTGATACACCTGATAAATATGGTCCTGATTCAAACCGCAGCTACGAAGGGAAATCAGGTTCCGGTTCTTCAAAAATAGAAGTAAAATCAAGCTTTGGCCGCATCATCATTGGTGAAGCAACAGAAGCAGAAATGAAGGAGAAAGAAAAAAATAAAACAAAAAATAAGCAAGTGATCTAA
- a CDS encoding serine hydrolase domain-containing protein yields the protein MKQTLILTSFILLVVACQKKEQGINSNQPKFDLDKFEQNIKTTYGPQAVGYSYTIAIGDKIMRFGAAGKATRSDGDVPYTIETRQEIFSVTKFMTAIAVFKMLQMKGISPDAYIHNYLPNSWTIHPSLMQISFRRLLSHNSGFAKNDRDYASLKQMMNMAQGDTTRTYNNANFALCRILLPYMKYGKGYFAAAEMNNTLESATALEFREIIRDLVLQPSNIAHWEKIDFRNWNHQGLNNYAYTLFYRWNSNMSPVPNSDDVLIAGSRGLVMSTYEIAQVMIAFENNQLVPEQTKQLMKIAGCGFDGVNGFGGAKGRYFWKNGGGPGGPGPGGECIIMSFPNSVYVSINSNSNVDDNAQHVASPTKLAQAYDNAW from the coding sequence ATGAAACAAACACTTATTCTAACCAGTTTTATTCTGCTGGTGGTTGCTTGCCAAAAGAAAGAACAAGGCATTAACAGTAATCAGCCAAAATTCGATCTCGACAAATTTGAACAGAATATTAAAACCACTTATGGTCCGCAGGCTGTGGGTTATTCTTATACGATTGCAATTGGTGATAAGATCATGCGGTTTGGTGCAGCTGGTAAAGCCACGAGATCGGATGGCGATGTGCCGTATACCATTGAAACAAGACAGGAAATTTTCAGCGTTACTAAATTCATGACAGCAATTGCTGTATTTAAAATGCTGCAGATGAAAGGGATTTCGCCAGATGCATATATCCATAATTATCTGCCCAACTCGTGGACCATTCATCCATCGTTGATGCAGATCAGCTTCCGCAGGTTATTATCACACAACAGTGGTTTTGCAAAAAACGATCGTGACTACGCTTCGTTAAAACAGATGATGAATATGGCGCAAGGCGATACAACACGCACTTACAACAATGCCAACTTTGCATTGTGTCGCATACTGCTGCCCTATATGAAATACGGAAAGGGTTATTTTGCAGCAGCTGAAATGAATAATACACTTGAATCTGCAACAGCTTTGGAGTTCAGAGAAATTATACGTGATCTTGTATTGCAACCTTCGAACATTGCACATTGGGAAAAGATTGATTTCAGAAACTGGAACCACCAGGGATTAAATAATTATGCTTACACATTGTTCTACCGTTGGAACAGCAATATGTCGCCTGTACCAAACAGCGACGATGTATTGATCGCCGGTTCAAGAGGTTTGGTGATGAGCACCTATGAAATAGCACAGGTAATGATCGCCTTTGAAAACAATCAACTGGTGCCTGAACAAACAAAACAATTAATGAAAATAGCCGGCTGTGGTTTTGACGGAGTGAATGGTTTTGGTGGCGCAAAAGGAAGATACTTCTGGAAAAACGGCGGTGGGCCTGGTGGACCTGGTCCAGGTGGCGAATGTATCATCATGAGTTTCCCTAACAGTGTATATGTAAGCATTAACTCAAACAGTAATGTGGATGATAATGCACAACATGTTGCCAGCCCCACGAAACTGGCACAGGCGTATGATAATGCATGGTAA
- a CDS encoding two-component regulator propeller domain-containing protein → MIRFIHIVLLLLIACTAQKVTAQGPAFYHLSTAEGLSDNGVNDVKRDRNGILWIATSEGLNSFDGNSINTYYKYEHPKLAANDIQQVICDNENRIWLRTATNFVTMLDAKRNFHSFPIGDSTDNNFPVNFLLTKTKGLIVRNANTHYVFNSLTNRFEKWNNAIDSLLPSTIRFVDPFDENSFLYYGNNRLMLIDYATQKKLMEIELPGLMGAARINNNEIITYTISGSAVYRINNKTQTIIHTYTNLKDQNGNTLAKDLRDITRINEYLFAVGTRFSGMYLIDLEKGSLQLLNHDPLDERSIGSNNTNVMHYDSSGYLFVTTRTSGLHYLHLKQPQIAYRPYFKDEQGNLFDGFIQTIAAKDNLVWLGTQDRLIRLNRTTNQTSFINYYLPDGTNLNKEETVRALHIDEQDRLWVGTTRYGILLLNKDLKTIAHFGSENGTTDSLPSLWTNGFCRDAAGNLWVATFRGICYINTQRLQVTDFTTHPLLKALNSVYTNTVWMDSKQQLWIGTNRGAWCYNEKKQTLTHYTDKNGLSHNRVFSFNEDDKGNIYIGTIAGLTVLTPNGTTTIYNRSKGLRNDKCEGILRDENGFLWIGNLNCLIRFDPATNNYSVYEEGLGFSHAGFRMRSCFKAADGEMFWGSDKGLNSFYPQQLNTISVELQPSINTLYTTDSNYRFTTTDTLRFPYNTSSFHFYFSSGELTGAKKIQFLYKLDGHDNDWKKPIAYGQAVYSKLPPGNYLFHVKASRDGINWYEAAHPIQLNISKPWWQQTWFRLTYITAFFALIYGIFNFLQRRKKEKEVKQMIDYFAHSGFEHSSVDDILWDIARNCISRLGFEDCVIYTVNEDEKVLEQKAAYGPKSPKAYEIKNPITIPLGKGIVGDVAATGRANIINDTSKDKRYIVDDEQRFSEITVPIIHEGKVIAVIDSEHQRKNFFTKQHLEALQTIASLSSAKISRAMALDAMKKTKLEVMELNVKMAESKFMNLRLQMNPHFMFNALSSIQHLIVSQQTTKAYKYLTIFSNFLRSLLNYAEKNFIPLDEELKVLQMYVELESLRFDQSFSYEINVDENLSNDEVLVPSLMVQPFVENAIWHGLLHKEGEKKLKIEFVNHSDDHLTCTIEDNGVGRSNAAEIQQQKISSKIHESKGIGIIEERLNLLQQKTGKPAHVEIKDMFDAQQHAVGTKVIITIPYYNPEEL, encoded by the coding sequence TTGATCAGATTCATTCATATTGTTCTTCTCCTCTTGATTGCATGTACTGCGCAAAAAGTAACGGCACAGGGCCCGGCATTTTATCACCTGAGCACAGCGGAGGGATTAAGTGATAACGGCGTAAATGATGTGAAGCGTGACAGGAATGGCATTCTATGGATCGCTACATCTGAAGGGCTTAACAGTTTTGATGGTAACAGCATCAACACCTATTATAAGTATGAACATCCGAAACTGGCGGCCAACGATATTCAGCAGGTAATCTGTGATAATGAAAACCGCATCTGGTTGCGAACAGCAACAAATTTTGTAACAATGCTCGATGCCAAGCGGAATTTTCATTCGTTTCCAATTGGAGATTCTACAGACAATAATTTTCCGGTTAATTTCTTACTCACGAAAACTAAAGGGCTTATTGTTCGCAATGCAAACACGCACTATGTGTTCAATTCATTAACTAATCGTTTTGAGAAATGGAACAATGCTATTGATTCACTATTGCCTTCAACCATTCGCTTTGTAGATCCTTTTGATGAAAATAGTTTTTTGTACTATGGAAACAACCGTTTAATGCTGATCGATTATGCCACACAGAAAAAACTAATGGAGATTGAACTGCCCGGTTTAATGGGGGCAGCACGTATCAATAATAACGAGATCATTACTTATACCATTAGTGGAAGTGCTGTCTACCGCATCAACAATAAAACCCAAACCATAATACATACATATACAAACCTTAAAGATCAAAACGGAAACACATTGGCAAAAGACCTTAGAGATATCACCCGCATCAATGAATATCTGTTTGCCGTTGGCACACGTTTCTCCGGTATGTATTTGATTGATCTTGAAAAAGGAAGTCTTCAATTGCTGAATCACGATCCCTTGGATGAGCGAAGCATCGGCAGCAATAATACCAATGTGATGCATTACGACAGCAGTGGTTATCTTTTTGTAACAACCCGCACTTCCGGTTTGCACTATCTGCATTTGAAGCAACCTCAAATTGCTTATCGTCCTTATTTTAAAGATGAACAGGGAAATTTGTTTGATGGATTTATTCAAACCATTGCTGCAAAAGATAATTTGGTATGGCTGGGTACGCAGGATCGATTGATCCGTTTAAACAGAACAACCAATCAAACAAGTTTCATAAACTATTATTTGCCCGATGGTACGAATCTCAACAAAGAGGAAACCGTAAGAGCTTTGCATATCGATGAGCAGGATCGTTTATGGGTTGGCACTACACGTTATGGCATACTATTACTAAACAAAGATCTAAAAACGATTGCTCATTTTGGAAGTGAGAACGGCACAACTGATTCACTGCCTTCCCTATGGACGAATGGATTTTGCCGTGATGCAGCAGGTAATCTTTGGGTGGCAACCTTTCGTGGCATTTGCTACATCAACACACAACGTTTACAGGTAACTGATTTTACAACACATCCTTTATTGAAAGCATTAAATAGCGTTTATACAAACACTGTATGGATGGACAGTAAACAACAACTGTGGATAGGCACCAATCGTGGTGCCTGGTGCTATAATGAAAAAAAACAGACACTAACACATTACACTGATAAAAACGGATTATCGCATAACCGTGTATTTTCCTTTAATGAAGATGACAAAGGCAATATCTATATTGGTACTATCGCAGGCTTAACGGTACTTACTCCAAACGGAACAACAACTATTTACAACCGCAGCAAAGGTTTACGCAATGATAAATGCGAAGGCATTTTAAGAGATGAAAATGGTTTTCTGTGGATCGGTAATCTGAATTGTTTGATCCGGTTTGATCCCGCAACCAATAATTATTCGGTGTATGAAGAAGGATTAGGTTTCAGTCATGCAGGTTTTCGTATGCGTAGTTGCTTTAAAGCAGCTGATGGTGAAATGTTCTGGGGAAGTGATAAAGGTCTCAACTCTTTTTATCCGCAACAATTGAATACCATTTCAGTTGAACTGCAGCCATCGATCAATACATTATACACAACTGACAGCAATTATCGTTTTACAACAACAGATACACTTCGCTTTCCGTATAACACCTCCTCTTTTCATTTCTATTTTTCATCAGGGGAATTAACCGGCGCTAAAAAAATACAGTTCCTGTATAAGCTTGATGGTCATGATAATGATTGGAAAAAACCGATTGCTTACGGGCAGGCAGTGTACAGCAAATTACCTCCCGGCAACTATCTCTTTCATGTAAAAGCTTCAAGAGATGGTATCAATTGGTACGAAGCCGCTCATCCTATTCAACTCAACATCAGTAAACCATGGTGGCAGCAAACATGGTTCAGGCTTACATACATCACTGCATTCTTTGCATTGATCTATGGCATTTTCAACTTCCTGCAACGGCGTAAAAAAGAAAAAGAAGTAAAACAAATGATCGATTACTTCGCTCATTCAGGTTTTGAACATTCATCGGTGGATGATATTTTGTGGGATATAGCCCGCAACTGTATTTCCCGTTTAGGCTTTGAAGACTGTGTGATCTACACCGTTAATGAAGATGAAAAAGTGTTGGAACAAAAAGCAGCGTATGGACCAAAAAGTCCGAAAGCATACGAGATCAAAAATCCGATCACCATTCCACTGGGTAAAGGAATTGTAGGCGATGTGGCAGCAACAGGCAGGGCTAACATCATTAACGACACATCAAAAGATAAACGATATATTGTTGATGATGAACAGCGCTTCTCTGAAATAACAGTTCCCATCATCCACGAAGGAAAAGTAATTGCAGTGATCGATTCAGAACACCAACGCAAAAACTTTTTTACCAAACAGCATCTTGAAGCATTGCAAACCATTGCTTCGCTCAGCTCCGCAAAAATTTCACGGGCAATGGCACTGGACGCCATGAAGAAAACAAAACTGGAAGTGATGGAGCTGAATGTAAAAATGGCTGAATCAAAATTTATGAATCTGCGGTTACAGATGAATCCGCATTTTATGTTCAATGCATTAAGCTCCATTCAGCATTTAATTGTATCGCAGCAAACAACAAAAGCATATAAATATCTCACCATCTTCTCCAACTTCCTTCGTTCGCTACTCAACTATGCAGAAAAGAATTTTATTCCGCTGGACGAAGAGTTGAAAGTATTGCAGATGTATGTAGAGTTAGAGTCATTGCGTTTTGATCAATCGTTCAGTTATGAGATCAATGTGGATGAGAATTTGAGCAATGATGAAGTGCTGGTACCTTCGTTAATGGTACAGCCATTTGTAGAAAATGCTATCTGGCACGGCTTATTGCACAAAGAAGGAGAAAAGAAACTGAAGATCGAATTTGTGAACCACAGCGATGATCATTTAACCTGCACCATTGAAGATAATGGTGTTGGTCGCAGCAATGCAGCAGAAATTCAGCAACAAAAGATCAGCAGTAAAATACATGAAAGCAAAGGCATTGGCATTATTGAAGAACGGTTAAACCTGTTACAACAAAAAACAGGCAAGCCGGCCCATGTGGAAATAAAAGACATGTTTGATGCACAACAACATGCTGTGGGCACCAAAGTAATTATTACGATTCCTTATTATAACCCGGAAGAATTATGA
- a CDS encoding LytR/AlgR family response regulator transcription factor, with protein sequence MIKALIVDDEQSSIDLLQWLIGQYCPDISVVQSARSVKDALPLIHNFQPDIVFLDIQMPHQSGFDLLTTIDQWNFEVIFTTAFNEFAIQAIRFSALDYLLKPIDETELKKAVERFKAKRIYAPAGQQLFRNFIQNISQGKKEKFKLALADASEVKYVTLDEIIRLQADSNYTKVHLTQNRVFVSAKTLKEYDEILKEQHFLRIHKSHLINPTHIESYDKQGWLKMSDGSEVEVARRKKEYVQEALKNI encoded by the coding sequence ATGATAAAAGCATTGATCGTTGATGATGAACAATCGAGTATAGATCTGCTGCAATGGCTTATTGGACAATATTGCCCGGATATTTCTGTAGTGCAGTCGGCACGTAGTGTAAAAGATGCATTGCCCCTCATTCATAATTTTCAGCCCGATATTGTTTTCCTGGATATACAAATGCCGCATCAAAGTGGTTTTGACTTACTCACCACCATTGATCAATGGAACTTTGAAGTGATCTTCACCACTGCCTTCAACGAATTTGCCATTCAGGCCATCCGTTTCAGTGCATTGGATTATTTATTAAAACCGATTGATGAAACAGAATTAAAAAAAGCAGTGGAACGTTTTAAAGCCAAACGTATTTATGCACCGGCGGGTCAGCAATTGTTCCGCAACTTCATTCAGAATATTTCGCAAGGCAAAAAAGAAAAATTCAAACTCGCATTAGCCGATGCATCAGAAGTAAAATATGTTACACTCGATGAGATTATACGATTACAAGCCGACAGCAACTACACCAAAGTTCATCTCACACAAAACCGTGTATTTGTTTCAGCCAAAACATTAAAAGAGTATGATGAAATTTTGAAAGAACAACATTTTCTCCGCATTCATAAATCACATCTCATTAATCCCACTCATATTGAAAGCTACGATAAGCAAGGCTGGTTAAAAATGAGCGATGGGTCGGAAGTGGAAGTAGCCCGTCGAAAAAAAGAATACGTACAGGAAGCATTGAAAAATATCTAA